One Longimicrobium sp. DNA segment encodes these proteins:
- a CDS encoding bifunctional nuclease family protein, protein MIKVRVQSLGLDQNTKSPVVILQEEEGERVLPIWIGPAEASAIAMELAGMKFARPLTHDLFPSIIRGLGGILTRVLITRVQDNTYYAELVIQRGDEVFTIDARPSDSIAIALRTRADLYAGDDLLTVAAFEITSPDPDAPETGGGEGPSLGMSAEELKEHLRKLNPEDLGRFNP, encoded by the coding sequence ATGATCAAGGTACGGGTGCAGAGCCTGGGGCTCGACCAGAACACGAAGTCGCCGGTGGTGATCCTCCAGGAGGAGGAGGGCGAGCGCGTCCTCCCGATCTGGATCGGGCCGGCGGAGGCCAGCGCCATCGCCATGGAGCTGGCGGGGATGAAGTTCGCCCGCCCGCTCACGCACGACCTCTTCCCCTCCATCATCCGCGGCCTGGGCGGCATCCTCACCCGCGTGCTCATCACGCGCGTGCAGGACAACACCTACTACGCCGAGCTGGTGATCCAGCGCGGCGACGAGGTGTTCACCATCGACGCCCGGCCCTCGGACTCCATCGCCATCGCGCTGCGCACGCGCGCCGACCTGTACGCGGGCGACGACCTGCTGACGGTGGCCGCCTTCGAGATCACCTCGCCCGACCCCGACGCCCCCGAGACGGGCGGCGGCGAGGGGCCCTCGCTCGGCATGAGCGCCGAGGAGCTGAAGGAGCACCTGCGCAAGCTGAACCCCGAAGACCTGGGCCGCTTCAACCCGTGA
- the recO gene encoding DNA repair protein RecO: protein MALVTTRALVLQAFPYSETSKILRLYTWDLGLRSVIAKGALRPKSRYGGVLEPFTEGSATFYAREGRDLHTLSGFDLIRSRQGLGASLAAFAGASLLAELVLRFSTEEPHPALYETLSAAWDAIAAADERETAAAALTGAWTIVSLLGYEPQTDHCIVCERPLVPAEPVRFDTVAGGVACLRCRPAGRVVDAASRAELSRMVRGFAPERPLANPGLQRALLRAFLETHLSQDRPFRSLDLFLDQVGGEEDDEEEDEDERDARPFPW from the coding sequence GTGGCGCTGGTCACCACGCGGGCGCTGGTGCTGCAGGCGTTCCCGTACAGCGAGACGAGCAAGATCCTGCGCCTGTACACGTGGGACCTGGGCCTGCGCTCGGTGATCGCCAAGGGGGCGCTCCGGCCGAAGAGCCGCTACGGCGGGGTGCTGGAGCCGTTCACCGAGGGGAGCGCCACCTTCTACGCCAGGGAGGGGCGCGACCTGCACACCCTCTCGGGCTTCGACCTGATCCGCAGCCGGCAGGGGCTGGGGGCCAGCCTGGCCGCCTTCGCCGGCGCCTCGCTCCTGGCCGAGCTGGTGCTGCGCTTCTCCACCGAGGAGCCGCACCCGGCGCTCTACGAGACGCTCTCGGCCGCCTGGGACGCCATCGCGGCGGCGGACGAACGGGAGACGGCCGCCGCGGCGCTCACCGGCGCCTGGACCATCGTCTCCCTCCTCGGCTACGAGCCGCAGACGGACCACTGCATCGTCTGCGAGCGCCCGCTGGTGCCCGCCGAGCCGGTGCGCTTCGACACCGTGGCGGGAGGCGTGGCGTGCCTGCGCTGCCGCCCCGCCGGCCGGGTGGTGGACGCCGCCTCGCGCGCCGAGCTGTCGCGGATGGTGCGCGGCTTCGCCCCCGAGCGGCCGCTGGCCAACCCCGGGCTGCAGCGCGCCCTGCTGCGCGCCTTCCTGGAGACGCACCTCTCGCAGGACCGGCCCTTCCGCTCGCTCGACCTCTTCCTGGACCAGGTGGGCGGGGAGGAGGACGACGAGGAGGAGGACGAGGACGAACGCGACGCCCGGCCCTTTCCCTGGTAG
- the metK gene encoding methionine adenosyltransferase, protein MAHRQLFTSESVTEGHPDKIADQISDAVLDAILEADPAGRVACETLVTTGVAVVAGEISTRTYVDIPAIVRGTLKAIGYTDAAYGIDGHTCAVMTTIDQQSPDIAMGVDTGGAGDQGMMFGYATDENDALMPTPILLAHRLAERLAHVRKTGKIEWLRPDGKTQVSVEYEDDRPVRIDTVVVSTQHDPEATQEQIREEVVEHVLTPVLPAELFDRERCTIHVNPTGRFVIGGPHGDAGLTGRKIIVDTYGGMGRHGGGAFSGKDPTKVDRSAAYAARWAAKHVVAAGLAGRCEIQLAYAIGVAQPVSVRVDTFGTAQVDEERIERALREVFDFTPRAIIDALGLRNPIYRPTAAYGHFGRRCEMGGNGQQVKLFPWEETARVDDLRTAAGA, encoded by the coding sequence GTGGCGCACCGCCAGCTCTTCACCTCGGAGTCGGTCACCGAGGGGCACCCCGACAAGATCGCCGACCAGATCTCCGACGCCGTCCTCGACGCCATCCTGGAGGCCGACCCCGCGGGCCGCGTGGCCTGCGAGACGCTGGTGACCACGGGCGTGGCCGTGGTGGCCGGCGAGATCAGCACCCGCACCTACGTCGACATCCCGGCCATCGTGCGGGGCACCCTCAAGGCGATCGGCTACACCGACGCGGCGTACGGGATCGACGGCCACACCTGCGCGGTGATGACCACCATCGACCAGCAGTCGCCCGACATCGCCATGGGGGTGGACACCGGCGGCGCGGGCGACCAGGGGATGATGTTCGGCTACGCGACCGACGAGAACGACGCGCTGATGCCCACCCCGATCCTGCTGGCGCACCGCCTGGCCGAGCGGCTGGCGCACGTGCGCAAGACGGGGAAGATCGAGTGGCTGCGCCCCGACGGAAAGACGCAGGTGTCGGTGGAGTACGAGGACGACCGCCCGGTGCGCATCGACACCGTGGTCGTCTCCACCCAGCACGACCCCGAGGCCACCCAGGAGCAGATCCGCGAGGAGGTGGTGGAGCACGTGCTCACGCCCGTGCTCCCGGCGGAGCTCTTCGACCGCGAGCGCTGCACCATCCACGTGAACCCCACCGGGCGCTTCGTGATCGGCGGCCCGCACGGCGACGCGGGGCTCACCGGGCGCAAGATCATCGTCGACACCTACGGCGGGATGGGCCGCCACGGCGGCGGCGCCTTCAGCGGCAAGGACCCCACCAAGGTCGACCGCTCGGCGGCGTACGCGGCGCGCTGGGCGGCCAAGCACGTGGTGGCGGCGGGGCTGGCGGGCCGCTGCGAGATCCAGCTGGCCTACGCGATCGGCGTCGCCCAGCCGGTCTCGGTGCGGGTGGACACCTTCGGCACCGCGCAGGTGGACGAGGAGAGGATCGAGCGGGCGCTGCGCGAGGTGTTCGACTTCACCCCGCGCGCCATCATCGACGCGCTGGGCCTGAGGAACCCGATCTACCGCCCCACCGCCGCCTACGGCCACTTCGGGCGCCGCTGCGAGATGGGCGGCAACGGCCAGCAGGTGAAGCTCTTCCCCTGGGAGGAGACGGCGCGGGTGGACGACCTGCGGACGGCGGCCGGGGCCTGA